The proteins below come from a single Leptotrichia sp. oral taxon 223 genomic window:
- a CDS encoding ABC transporter ATP-binding protein, whose translation MSEYILEMRNIRKEFLGGKIVANDDITLKIKKGEIHAIVGENGAGKSTLMKILNGLYSPTSGEIFYKGKKVDIDSPTTAANLGIGMVYQHFMLVDTLTVAENMVLGFEPKKGGVFFDLNTARNQVREVSEKYGLNIDPDAKVSDLSVGIHQRIEILKVLFKGAELLVFDEPSAVLTPQEVKELYEIMRNLIKEGKTIIFISHKLQEVLDLSDNITVIRRGSDVGGLKTAEATKEKIANLMVGRVVLFEVKRPDVKFGNVVVKVDNLSVKNGSIEKVKGVSFEIREGEVLGIAGVEGNGQTELIEALAGLAKVDNGTYFIGNDELENKTPKLIKEKGLSHIPENRHKRATIDDFTMEENMALGLQDQYSKGALLDYGEIERKTNEYIKKYDIRPTDGKIKFGGLSGGNQQKVVVARELERENKFIIAAQPTRGVDIGAIEMIHNTILNEKTKKKAIMVVSAELSEIMALSDRIAVMYSGRIVGILDRKDATTEKIGILMAGGKIDD comes from the coding sequence ATGAGCGAATATATTTTGGAAATGAGAAATATACGGAAAGAGTTTTTGGGCGGAAAAATCGTTGCAAATGATGATATTACGCTGAAGATTAAAAAAGGGGAGATTCATGCGATTGTTGGGGAAAATGGTGCTGGAAAGTCCACGCTTATGAAGATTTTGAATGGACTTTATTCTCCGACTTCTGGTGAAATTTTTTACAAGGGGAAAAAAGTTGACATTGACAGTCCTACAACTGCGGCAAATTTAGGAATTGGAATGGTTTATCAGCACTTTATGTTAGTTGACACGCTGACAGTTGCTGAAAATATGGTTCTAGGATTTGAGCCTAAAAAGGGCGGAGTGTTTTTTGACTTGAATACTGCGAGAAACCAGGTTAGGGAAGTTTCTGAAAAATATGGGCTGAATATTGATCCGGATGCGAAAGTGTCAGACTTATCAGTTGGGATTCATCAGAGAATCGAGATTTTAAAGGTATTATTTAAAGGTGCGGAATTACTGGTATTTGATGAGCCGAGTGCGGTGCTTACGCCACAGGAAGTAAAAGAGCTGTATGAGATTATGAGAAACCTTATAAAGGAAGGAAAAACAATTATTTTTATTTCACATAAATTGCAGGAAGTGCTTGACTTGTCAGATAATATTACGGTTATTCGACGTGGAAGCGATGTTGGAGGATTGAAAACTGCAGAAGCAACGAAGGAAAAAATTGCAAATCTTATGGTTGGGCGTGTGGTTTTGTTTGAAGTGAAACGTCCAGATGTAAAATTTGGGAATGTGGTTGTAAAAGTTGATAATTTGAGTGTAAAAAATGGAAGCATTGAAAAAGTTAAGGGGGTTTCGTTTGAAATCCGGGAAGGTGAAGTGCTGGGAATCGCCGGAGTGGAAGGAAATGGACAGACTGAGCTTATTGAGGCTTTGGCAGGGCTTGCAAAAGTTGACAATGGAACGTATTTTATAGGCAATGACGAACTGGAAAACAAAACGCCAAAACTTATCAAGGAAAAAGGGCTTTCCCACATACCTGAAAACAGACATAAACGAGCTACTATTGATGATTTTACAATGGAAGAAAATATGGCCTTGGGACTTCAGGATCAGTATTCTAAGGGAGCATTGCTTGACTACGGTGAAATTGAAAGAAAAACTAACGAATACATAAAAAAATACGATATTAGACCAACAGATGGGAAAATCAAGTTTGGCGGACTGTCTGGTGGAAATCAGCAGAAAGTCGTTGTAGCAAGAGAGCTGGAGCGTGAAAATAAATTTATCATTGCGGCACAGCCTACAAGGGGAGTCGATATTGGTGCGATTGAGATGATTCACAATACTATTCTGAATGAAAAAACTAAGAAAAAGGCGATAATGGTTGTTTCGGCAGAACTGTCAGAAATAATGGCGTTAAGCGACAGGATTGCAGTAATGTATTCAGGAAGAATTGTAGGAATTTTGGATAGAAAAGACGCAACAACAGAAAAAATAGGAATATTAATGGCAGGAGGGAAAATAGATGATTAA
- the adhP gene encoding alcohol dehydrogenase AdhP, translating to MKAVVVNKEGTGIEVVEKKLRGLKAGEALVDVEYCGVCHTDLHVAHGDFGKVPGRVLGHEGIGIVREVADGVTSLKPGDRVSIAWFFEGCGRCEYCINGQETLCRDVINAGYSADGGMAEQCIVTADYAVKVPEGLDPAQASSITCAGVTTYKAIKVGKPQPGQWVVIYGAGGLGNLAVQYAKKVFNTHVIAVDINDDKLTLAKEVGADYIINGKKEDPVAKIKELSGLGAHIAVVTAVSKVAFNQAVDSVRAAGKVVAVGLPSETMDLPIVKTVLDGIEVIGSLVGTREDLREAFQFGAEGLVVPVVQTRTIEEAPEIFKEMEEGTIQGRMVIDMHSHSCGCGHKH from the coding sequence ATGAAAGCAGTAGTAGTTAATAAAGAAGGAACTGGAATAGAAGTTGTAGAAAAGAAATTAAGAGGGTTAAAAGCGGGAGAAGCGTTAGTTGATGTGGAATATTGCGGTGTTTGCCATACTGATTTACATGTGGCTCATGGAGATTTTGGAAAAGTTCCTGGAAGAGTTTTGGGACATGAAGGAATTGGAATTGTAAGAGAAGTTGCAGACGGTGTAACATCTTTGAAGCCTGGAGATAGAGTAAGTATTGCTTGGTTCTTTGAAGGATGTGGAAGATGTGAATACTGTATCAATGGACAGGAAACTTTGTGTAGAGATGTAATAAATGCAGGATATTCTGCCGATGGAGGAATGGCTGAACAATGTATCGTTACAGCTGATTATGCAGTAAAAGTTCCAGAAGGATTGGATCCAGCTCAAGCCAGCAGTATCACTTGCGCAGGAGTTACAACTTATAAAGCAATAAAAGTTGGAAAACCTCAACCAGGACAATGGGTAGTAATTTATGGTGCTGGAGGATTAGGAAACTTGGCAGTTCAATATGCTAAAAAAGTATTTAATACTCACGTAATCGCTGTTGACATAAACGATGACAAATTGACACTTGCAAAAGAAGTTGGAGCAGATTATATTATAAACGGTAAAAAAGAAGATCCAGTTGCAAAAATTAAGGAATTAAGCGGACTTGGGGCTCATATTGCTGTAGTTACTGCTGTATCAAAAGTTGCATTTAACCAGGCTGTTGATTCAGTAAGAGCCGCTGGAAAAGTTGTCGCAGTTGGACTTCCATCAGAAACTATGGACTTGCCAATCGTAAAAACAGTATTAGATGGTATCGAAGTAATCGGATCACTTGTTGGAACAAGAGAAGACTTAAGGGAAGCATTCCAATTTGGAGCAGAAGGATTGGTTGTACCTGTAGTTCAAACTAGAACTATTGAAGAAGCACCAGAAATCTTTAAGGAAATGGAAGAAGGAACAATTCAAGGACGTATGGTAATTGATATGCACTCACATTCTTGTGGTTGTGGACACAAACACTAA
- a CDS encoding GNAT family N-acetyltransferase: MNIRKARIEDLDEITAIEAVCFPASEAATRESFEGRLAVYPNYFWILEEEGKDGNKKIVSFVNGMATDSPNLLDEMYENPNLHNEKGNWQMIFGVNTLPEYRKRGYAEKLINELIFESKSKGRKGVVLTCKDKLVSYYSKFGFEKEGVSESVHGGAVWYEMRLKF, from the coding sequence ATGAACATTAGAAAGGCAAGAATAGAAGATTTGGATGAGATAACGGCAATAGAAGCGGTGTGTTTTCCAGCAAGTGAAGCTGCAACTAGGGAATCTTTTGAAGGCAGATTAGCTGTTTATCCTAATTATTTCTGGATCCTTGAAGAAGAAGGGAAAGATGGAAATAAAAAAATTGTGAGTTTTGTAAATGGAATGGCGACAGATAGTCCAAATTTGTTAGATGAAATGTATGAAAATCCTAATTTACATAACGAAAAAGGAAATTGGCAAATGATTTTTGGAGTGAATACGCTCCCTGAATATAGAAAGAGAGGATATGCTGAAAAATTAATCAATGAGCTTATTTTTGAGTCAAAAAGTAAAGGCAGAAAAGGGGTAGTCTTAACTTGTAAAGATAAACTTGTTTCATATTATTCAAAATTTGGTTTTGAAAAAGAAGGAGTTTCAGAGTCTGTTCACGGCGGTGCTGTCTGGTATGAAATGAGATTGAAATTTTAA
- the rapZ gene encoding RNase adapter RapZ, whose translation MIMEDEGEKKELVIITGMSGAGKSETMNFFEDREYFCIDNFPISLFQYLNEIFLSNKKRNKVAVAIDIRNQEFIEQFLKQLEFLDKNEIDYEIIYLDARTNVLLSRYELSRRKHPLNLYDTLLENIEAERKIIKDFMLKADLVIDTTKTSVKELQKILEKEYSGKKAKLSVNLTSFGFKNGIPLDLHLMFDLRFLPNPYYIEDLKHKTGNHKDVMDYVMGLEESREFYKMLLDMLEYLIPKYEKDGKSHLRIGIGCSGGQHRSATFVNMLHKDLSERLEYKITKFHREIGDKTEV comes from the coding sequence ATGATAATGGAAGATGAAGGAGAAAAAAAAGAGCTTGTTATAATAACAGGGATGAGTGGTGCAGGAAAATCAGAAACAATGAATTTTTTTGAGGACAGGGAATACTTTTGTATTGACAATTTTCCGATAAGTTTGTTTCAGTATCTGAATGAAATATTTTTAAGCAACAAAAAACGAAATAAAGTTGCGGTTGCAATAGATATAAGAAATCAGGAATTTATAGAGCAGTTTTTAAAGCAGCTTGAATTTTTGGATAAAAATGAAATAGACTACGAAATTATATATCTTGACGCAAGAACAAATGTGCTTCTTAGCAGATATGAGCTTTCCAGAAGAAAACACCCTTTAAATTTATATGATACGCTGCTTGAAAATATAGAGGCTGAAAGGAAAATAATTAAGGACTTTATGCTAAAGGCAGATTTGGTTATAGACACGACTAAAACGTCTGTAAAGGAACTTCAGAAAATACTGGAAAAGGAATATTCAGGGAAAAAAGCAAAATTAAGTGTAAATCTGACTTCTTTTGGATTTAAGAACGGTATACCACTGGATCTGCATTTAATGTTTGACTTGAGATTTTTGCCAAATCCTTATTACATCGAAGATTTAAAGCATAAAACAGGAAATCATAAGGACGTTATGGATTATGTAATGGGGCTTGAAGAAAGCAGGGAATTTTATAAAATGCTTCTTGATATGCTTGAATATCTGATACCAAAGTATGAGAAGGACGGAAAGTCACATTTGCGTATAGGAATAGGATGTTCAGGAGGGCAGCACAGATCTGCAACTTTTGTAAATATGCTGCATAAAGATTTGTCCGAAAGGCTGGAATACAAGATAACAAAATTCCATAGGGAAATAGGTGATAAAACGGAGGTATAA
- the uvrC gene encoding excinuclease ABC subunit UvrC, producing MEEEIKSPIKYKDIPTHPGVYLMKNERGKIIYVGKAKNLQNRVKSYFMNVNSHNQKTLELVKNIRDIEFFICKSEVEALILENNLIKKNKPKYNILLKDEKTYPYIKFTKEKFPKVEIVRSTKKLNENAEYFGPYPMGIFFAMKSLIKIFPVRDCNRNMDKITKPCLKYYMKTCPAPCKYKDIEDEYSINVKNFKNFLKGHSDKVIEMLESRMKKFSDEMEFERAINEREKLSVMKKMLETQIIEYSKEIDEDVFVFEEKRENVFLCVLNIREGKVINKNHIIISLERSQEENLFERLITSYYEKRNIPKHIICDERFAQSELLIKEWAKIEKHKEIKFHFPKINSRRLQLLEMGYLNLREEVDKYYRKRRMVQEGLHNLKKELHLKSLPYRIECFDISNIQGKDAVAAMTVALDGETTPKEYRHFKITVKDTPDDFLMMREALTRRYSKMENDKMPNLILIDGGKGQLGVAVDVLEKLGKIEHTDVIGIAKREEEIFKSYESEPYLFEKTDETLKILQRLRDEAHRFGITHHRKLRSKRNVKSALDDIAGIGPKRKKELIKKFGLIKNIRNATLAELMEIVPENIAISIKENL from the coding sequence ATGGAAGAAGAAATAAAGTCACCAATTAAATACAAGGATATTCCCACCCATCCAGGAGTTTATCTGATGAAAAATGAGCGTGGAAAGATTATTTATGTGGGAAAGGCGAAAAATTTGCAAAATAGGGTAAAGTCTTATTTTATGAATGTAAATTCGCATAATCAGAAAACGCTGGAATTGGTTAAAAACATTAGGGATATTGAATTTTTTATCTGTAAATCGGAAGTTGAGGCGCTTATTCTGGAAAATAATCTTATAAAGAAGAATAAGCCAAAATATAATATTTTATTAAAAGATGAAAAAACTTATCCGTATATAAAATTTACAAAGGAAAAATTTCCTAAAGTGGAAATTGTGAGAAGCACGAAAAAATTAAATGAAAATGCAGAATATTTCGGGCCTTATCCGATGGGGATATTTTTTGCAATGAAGTCGCTTATTAAGATATTTCCCGTGCGGGACTGCAATCGAAATATGGACAAAATTACAAAACCTTGCTTAAAATATTATATGAAAACTTGTCCTGCTCCCTGTAAATACAAGGATATTGAAGATGAGTACAGTATAAATGTAAAAAATTTCAAGAATTTTTTGAAGGGGCATTCTGACAAGGTTATTGAAATGCTGGAAAGCCGAATGAAAAAGTTTAGTGATGAAATGGAATTTGAGCGTGCAATTAACGAGCGGGAAAAACTGTCTGTGATGAAAAAAATGCTGGAAACACAGATTATTGAATACAGCAAGGAAATTGATGAAGACGTGTTTGTATTTGAGGAAAAAAGGGAAAATGTGTTTTTGTGCGTGTTAAACATTCGTGAAGGAAAAGTAATTAATAAAAATCATATAATAATCTCGCTGGAGAGAAGCCAGGAGGAAAACCTGTTTGAGCGGCTAATTACTTCGTATTATGAAAAAAGGAACATTCCAAAACATATTATTTGTGATGAACGATTTGCGCAAAGCGAACTTTTGATAAAAGAATGGGCAAAAATTGAAAAGCATAAGGAAATAAAATTTCATTTTCCAAAAATAAACAGCCGAAGATTGCAGCTTCTGGAAATGGGATATTTAAACCTGCGTGAAGAAGTGGATAAATATTACAGAAAACGTCGTATGGTTCAGGAAGGGCTGCATAACTTGAAAAAAGAACTGCATTTAAAAAGTTTGCCTTACAGAATCGAATGTTTTGATATTTCAAATATTCAGGGAAAAGATGCGGTTGCAGCGATGACGGTGGCACTTGATGGGGAAACAACACCGAAGGAATACAGGCATTTTAAGATTACAGTAAAGGACACACCTGATGACTTTTTAATGATGAGGGAAGCGTTGACACGAAGATATTCCAAAATGGAAAATGATAAAATGCCTAATTTAATTCTAATAGATGGTGGAAAAGGGCAGCTTGGAGTGGCTGTGGATGTATTGGAAAAACTTGGGAAAATAGAGCATACTGATGTAATTGGAATTGCAAAAAGGGAAGAGGAAATTTTTAAAAGTTATGAAAGCGAGCCTTATTTATTTGAAAAGACAGACGAAACATTGAAAATTTTGCAAAGACTGCGGGATGAAGCCCATAGATTTGGGATTACGCATCATAGAAAATTAAGAAGTAAACGGAATGTTAAAAGTGCATTGGATGACATTGCAGGAATCGGGCCAAAGCGTAAAAAGGAATTAATAAAAAAATTTGGATTAATAAAAAATATAAGGAATGCAACACTAGCAGAACTGATGGAAATTGTGCCAGAAAATATTGCTATTTCAATAAAAGAAAATTTATAA
- a CDS encoding autotransporter domain-containing protein — translation MKRNLKNMYVYALLLILLSCGSGGSKSGGSSASPTPSAPLTPLTPSEPVIGVNDVYYDNAIVIREKYFQYLPENPNRINNSITSDAVKKIPSTAGTPITKQDYEVSAGVPMSRKIFVHNSGTTQQVTDFSSDLADSNSYRAAIGAELMDEYIARVNSYAGDNLYIWPAGDAKGNKNPSLQGGLPYFENSLEKSWINVVALANKPGTTGLEWKDLEPLSNAGVAKSWTITAVSEDGTSAKAAENVATVAGQLYEKFPGMKMGMIREIILSTATDIGATGTDDIFGTGLLNGAKALGGPVYINDKIFVPAFTTWEFSNYIRGGRLEKEGAGKLILKGDAGFYSWQDTEINGGILDIRGRHSSGIKIGSTGTLITNSNTKIGKDVINKGILKNVGKGAIIEGNYTAEYGSVTEAEIGTKLIVKGTVKIDGRERNQTLGSTLRVLNNNYVTAAPTTATVIEAEKGIEGKFEKVETGELINGKVENTENSIKATISRKNVEDYVNNLSDSDEMQKNTAKNVEVSFKELDKKIEEGNADVSKFALSAAKLQKNSLSSSSGALDSLSGQIYASAQALTFQQSQTVNKDLSNRLVMLGTLDNVGDKFGLWISGIGASGKLKQDGYAEGKTKVYGGQVGIDKKFGENLILGTVLSYSKGNVKFNRHGGKSDSDNFGISLYGRAGNNDNPLYVQGRIGIGFVNSEVKRDIILSTNDISRAKIEHNDKVISGYLETGYDVKKGDFVFTPFVGISHDTVQRGAFNEENSQFGLKADKKTYNQTSGLAGIRASQSFNFKNGSKATVQGYVTHQRALKNEDLSFEASYSGLPNAKFKVKGIGLSKNQTWVGAGVLNEVTPNFAWYLNYDGKVDKKARNNVFTTGVRVNF, via the coding sequence ATGAAAAGAAACCTCAAAAATATGTATGTTTATGCTTTACTATTGATTTTATTAAGCTGTGGAAGTGGTGGCTCAAAATCAGGCGGGTCGTCAGCATCACCGACACCGTCAGCACCGCTAACCCCATTAACACCATCAGAACCAGTAATAGGAGTTAATGATGTTTATTACGACAATGCTATTGTAATTAGAGAAAAGTATTTTCAGTATTTGCCTGAAAATCCCAACAGAATAAATAATTCTATAACATCAGATGCAGTAAAAAAAATTCCAAGTACAGCTGGAACACCAATAACAAAACAGGATTATGAGGTTTCAGCGGGAGTTCCTATGAGCAGAAAAATATTTGTGCATAATTCCGGAACAACACAGCAAGTTACAGATTTTAGTTCAGATTTAGCTGATTCAAACAGCTATAGAGCGGCAATCGGCGCAGAGTTAATGGATGAATACATTGCAAGGGTAAATTCATATGCAGGAGATAATTTATATATCTGGCCAGCAGGTGATGCTAAGGGGAACAAGAATCCATCGCTTCAGGGGGGATTGCCATATTTTGAAAATAGTTTAGAAAAATCCTGGATAAATGTTGTTGCACTTGCAAATAAACCAGGAACAACAGGATTGGAATGGAAGGATCTAGAACCGCTTTCAAATGCGGGAGTGGCGAAATCTTGGACAATAACGGCGGTAAGTGAGGATGGCACATCGGCAAAAGCGGCAGAAAATGTTGCAACAGTTGCAGGACAATTGTATGAAAAATTTCCTGGAATGAAAATGGGGATGATTAGAGAAATAATACTTTCAACAGCTACTGACATTGGAGCAACGGGTACGGATGATATATTTGGAACAGGATTATTAAATGGTGCAAAAGCATTGGGAGGGCCAGTTTATATAAATGACAAAATTTTTGTTCCTGCTTTTACGACTTGGGAGTTTAGTAATTATATTCGAGGTGGCAGATTAGAAAAAGAAGGAGCTGGAAAATTAATTTTAAAAGGAGATGCCGGTTTTTATTCTTGGCAGGATACAGAGATTAATGGAGGAATACTTGATATTAGAGGACGCCATTCATCTGGTATTAAAATAGGAAGCACTGGAACATTAATAACGAATTCAAACACAAAAATAGGGAAAGATGTAATTAATAAAGGAATACTTAAAAATGTTGGAAAAGGTGCTATTATAGAAGGAAATTATACAGCAGAATATGGTTCGGTAACAGAAGCTGAAATTGGAACGAAATTGATAGTAAAGGGAACTGTAAAAATCGATGGAAGAGAGAGAAATCAGACTTTGGGTAGCACTTTGAGAGTCCTGAATAATAATTATGTTACAGCAGCGCCAACAACAGCGACAGTTATTGAAGCTGAAAAAGGAATAGAAGGAAAATTTGAAAAAGTGGAAACAGGTGAACTGATTAATGGAAAAGTGGAAAATACTGAAAATTCAATTAAAGCTACAATTAGCAGAAAAAATGTGGAAGACTACGTTAATAATTTAAGTGATAGTGATGAAATGCAAAAAAACACGGCTAAAAATGTGGAAGTTTCCTTTAAGGAACTGGATAAAAAAATTGAAGAAGGAAATGCAGATGTTTCTAAGTTTGCTTTAAGTGCGGCAAAACTGCAAAAAAATTCGTTATCTTCGAGTTCAGGTGCACTGGACAGTTTATCAGGGCAAATTTATGCTTCAGCTCAAGCTTTGACATTTCAGCAGTCGCAAACTGTAAATAAGGATTTGTCGAATAGACTTGTAATGCTTGGAACACTCGACAACGTTGGAGATAAGTTCGGATTGTGGATTTCTGGAATTGGTGCAAGTGGAAAGTTGAAACAAGACGGGTATGCCGAAGGAAAGACTAAAGTTTATGGCGGGCAAGTTGGAATTGATAAGAAATTTGGAGAAAACTTGATTTTAGGAACGGTGTTGTCTTATTCAAAAGGAAATGTGAAATTTAATAGACATGGCGGGAAATCAGATTCAGACAATTTTGGAATTTCACTTTATGGAAGAGCTGGAAATAATGATAATCCATTGTATGTGCAAGGAAGAATTGGAATTGGTTTTGTAAACAGTGAAGTCAAAAGAGATATTATTTTGTCTACCAATGACATTTCAAGAGCCAAAATTGAGCATAATGATAAAGTAATTTCAGGATATTTGGAAACAGGTTACGATGTTAAAAAAGGAGATTTTGTGTTTACACCATTTGTTGGAATTTCACACGATACAGTTCAAAGAGGTGCATTTAATGAAGAAAACAGTCAATTTGGATTAAAAGCGGACAAAAAAACTTATAATCAGACAAGCGGGCTTGCCGGGATTAGAGCTAGCCAAAGTTTTAACTTTAAAAATGGCTCAAAAGCTACAGTGCAAGGATATGTAACTCATCAGAGAGCATTAAAAAATGAAGATTTAAGTTTTGAAGCGTCGTATTCAGGATTGCCAAATGCGAAATTTAAAGTGAAAGGAATCGGACTTTCAAAAAATCAGACTTGGGTAGGAGCTGGAGTTTTAAATGAAGTTACACCAAATTTTGCGTGGTACTTGAATTATGATGGAAAAGTTGATAAAAAAGCACGAAATAATGTGTTTACTACAGGAGTTAGAGTAAATTTTTAA